The DNA sequence CTGCATGTCTGCTACCCGTGCAAGAAGTGGACTCAACAAAAGTGCAGAGTTAGGGATTAAGGTAAACCACTACAGCAGCTTTGAGGACCCTTAGCTTTCCCCTGAAATGAACCGCTGTTCCGGAGAGATTAAAGTGTTACGGAGCGAGCATGCCAAAAGTAATTACTCTGTGTTAATCTGTTTTGTGGAGGAACCTGAGTTGTCCGTATAATCTGCTTTGGCCTGCTTGGAGATGAGAAATCTTCGCTCACTTTTCACTGTGTCAAATAGGTTAGACATTCACGGCTAAGACAGGAGAAGGTGGTGCAACACAGCTGCTGTCCTTGCAACGTCTTCAGCTAGGAACACTGGTGCAGTGCTGCTATCATATAATGTTACAGTTACGGTAATGTTTGTAGCCAGTGAAAGATCCACAATGAAACTTTGCAGATGAGGAATTTCTTTCAGAATCAGATATTTGAAACCTGACAGCTACTTTGTGATTTACAGCCAAAGAGCTGAGTCACACTTATATTTAGTGCATTACAATGAGTCCCCTCGGAGACAAAAGGCTTTGGAATATAAGTTAAAAAGCCCGTTAACAACAGAAATGAACTATTAACCTACTGCGCTGACCTGTTACCTCAATTGTGTTTTGGAACAGTTAATACTGACACATCCTCCTCAGTCAGTGGCAAATCCGGACTTTCGGGAGCATACCCGGTGGATCATTTAAAGCGTCGGATTGGTTTTGAAGTCGTAAACAAAACATTCTTATCAAATTTAACAATGATCACATTAGTTAACCTGCTCTAAAAGTAGGCTACATGTTCCACTTTCTGTGGCTGTGACAGTGTGGCCTCTGGGTGGCACTAGATCAGACAGGGAATTCCCTCCACCCAAATCGTTATACTTAGTTTGGCCGAAGCAGCTCAGCTTTAGTCGTTTTAGGtcatagactgtataaaaaAGATTAACATAGTGTACGACTCTGAAAGTTGAAAGCAGTTCATGATTCCTTAAACCTGCTCTAATGACTAAAACTGTCGTCTGCTACCCGAGTTTATGATCTCCGTTACGAGTGAATGCAGTGTGATTTAAATGTTGTGAATTATGCTCCGTGTTATAGtcaagaatagaatagaatagaatagaataatcctttaattgtcccacaaggggaaatttggttgtatcagcagcaaaaacacacatatacaaacagaacaggacacagaacagaagcacaatttttacatatttacatcatggacaatagttaccagagcagagtactgtacagttatttaaattagcgtacacatagtgtgcaaacggagcaggatactgaaagatgtttaaatagttaagaatatttagaataattagaaaagtgcagattgtttattgtacctgtgcattaaaaagtagacatgtaacttccaataagttagtgtatatataagctgagaaaagtaatgtgcaagttataacagtagaagttgttacagcgctgatgtagacatctgtgtttgttgggagcagttctgattgtaagaaagaCCACAGAGCAGCATTTGCTTTAAGGAATAATTGTTGCAGCTTCGTAACATTGTTGCTGCCactgaaaatgacattttattcaGCTTTAAATGTGCATGATGGTCAGCTTGATGAATAATACTTAGGAAATAGCAACTTTAAATATGATTCAGGACTGAGACCTCATCTGTAATCCTAAATATTAATCTAGTGCTTTGCTAGCATCACACAGTGTTTTTGTAGCTGTGTTATCTGGAACATTTATCTTATACTTGTtttagctaacattagctaagATGTTAATATCTTTGACTCaaactccaaaaaataaaagtcaatcTATATTTAATTAATTGTTGCAGTCATTGTCTGTCTAACCCATGGACACCAAATACTGTGTTGGCTCCCCAGAGGAAAACATAGTGTTTAGTTTGCGAGGCCTTAGCTGTAGCTGTTGGGTTGAGCTTAGGGGACTGACTCAGTCATTTAAGACTATCGGTCTGAAGGAGCTCATGTTTGTTTTGCTGTATGTATTGCTTGTTATTATCCATGTGTACACCGAGACATTGCCACATCGCCATTTGACTCAGCAGCTAaatcatcaataaacagcagTTTCCCAGTTCCCCTGCATGCTAATTTCACAGCACTGCCTTCAAAATGGTTGAAAAATAATGGGAAACGCTTTTCTTCCCACGTCCCATAGTTCTGCTCATTTTTCATCTTGGTTTTAATCAGTTCAAAGAATCTTGTTTTGTAGCTATGCATGCTTTTTTCAGTTAACTTGAAATTTTCATCTTGAGGAAAAAAccctgtttttacattcattaagTCATGTCTTGATTCTAGATTTACTAACGTCCCACCTTTTATCTCattagtcattaaaaaaaaaaacataactatGGTATGTAACAGTTTCTGTTAAGAAATCTCTGGTACTGGTTTTCACTGGTAACACTTTGAACATTAGATCAATGGCCACAGATGCATTAGTTTCTCCAAAGGCTTACACAGATCCTCCAGAGCTTTTTTCATATCAATTTAATCACATAATTAAATAGCTACAGGAATTATCATCCAGTTGTCACATAATTGCATGAGTTATTGTTAACGTGTGAAGTTGGATTTCATAAACAGCGACTTGGGACAGATCTCCCAGATACACACTATCCTGCAGGATAGTGCATCAGACAGAGGACAGAGGGACTTTAGTCAGATTGCGTTCAGTGCTCTTTgtcaaaaatgtgaaaacacaaTTGAATTTGCAACTCatgaaaagatttaaaaacactctCACGCAGTCTTGTACCATAAAATTACTACCAGCTTTTCAATTATCAGGCTTTCCCATAACCAAATGAAGTCTTCAATAGCCACCCTCACAGATCCATCGTGAAGTGACTCATCTTGAATGAGCTAGTTCTAAATTTTatcatttaatttgtttattgtttaagTTACTTATTAGCCTAAAGACAATCATTCAAACAACCAGTTTCATGAGGCTTGCTCATAATGCTCATAAGTACAAAAAGTGTTCCTCCCTTTGCTTGCCACTTGCCATAAGGGCTATGACGTGTGTTGCAGGGTCAAAGGACTGTCAAAGAATCCGATGAACCCTCTTTCCGGAGGGATTAAAAGTGTCTTACTTCCCTCACAGGTCAACAACTGAAACCTGCACTATTATAGGACCGCGGATCTCCACTTCTCCACTAAAGCTGCTTTGAGAGTGCTATGCAAATCAGGGCTGACACATATACCTGTTAGGATCACAGtagcataaatattaaatattgcaAAGTGTCTGGATTTGACACCTCTCTGTATTCAAAAGTAGAAGAaagtaaacattttctttatagGTTAAATGGTGATTTGAGAGATATATGCACTTTTATGtttctatttttcatttctacATGGTTATAAACCAAATGAGCCACTAGAGAACTCAGTGTGGAAAAATTAGGACACAAAACTGGCATTTATTTGTTAGTCAAAGATCTTGAAACTAATCCTTATCTGAAGTCAGTGGACGGAAATCCACTTTCAAACAAGATTATTCTAGCATTTTGTCTTAACCTCATTAGTTGATTGTTTTAATTACAGTTCAGGGTTATTGCTTTGCCACTGTGCTGCACTGCCAATAGGCACATCACAGCTATAATTTGATTGTGACCTAATCCAATCAGAGGTTTGTGAGGCATAGGTATAAAAGCAAAAGTCAGATCTGTAGCACCAAGCAGCCAAGGAGGTAGCAAGTGACAAGAAAGGCTAACAGCTCAGGACCTCCTTCTAAGAACAGAATGGCAGAAGAGTGGGGAAAACAGAGTTTTGCTGCAAGGCGGTATCATGAAGATTCAACCAGGGGATCAGCCTTCGTTTACACAAACAGCAATAACACCAGAGGTATGGTATCATAGTATTATTCTCTCATGAATTGACCGGCATGGGAGCTtgtaacaaaataacaaaagaaaagattgCTATTTGACTTGCTAGAGCTGGATTCAAAATCAGTCTTTTAGTCTTGAAACAATAATGTCTACTAATGATGCTATATACAGTTGAGTGTGCATTTTTAAGAGTAACTTAAAACTGTTTTCGACCAGTGTATGGTGGCATTCTTATTATAGTATTGTTACATCTTATTGGTAACCATCCTTTTTATACATTCAGTTTGGTAACAAAGATCTGGgctgtttttttcaaaaaataaacacCCAGAGGCTCTTTTCATATAAAGATACTTATTTTACCTGTAATCTGATTCAAATCTAATGAAGTAGTTTGGACTGTTGTATATCAAAATGGTGAATGATAACAGCAAATAAGTagtgctgtggtgctgttagTGATTCTGTTAGTGATCCTTTCACAAGTACACATACAAGTACAAGTACACTCACTTGTTGAGCTGCCATGCAAGGTCTGCTATCAGCAGCAACTTGGGTACAGGCTCTTTCTCCAAGAAAATCTGCCACATAAAGGGGGTCGAACCACGGACTTGAATCTGCTGCCTAAGCCATTTGaaaagacacacaaactgttAGAACCACAGTTAGTGCAATGGAGAGAggttgtgcaaaaacatgagataccaaattgttttttcttttttctttttttttagatccCTTTGAGGGTCCCAATTACCACATTGCACCTCGATGGATTTACAATCTTGCAACACTCTGGATGTTTGTCGTGGTGATCTTATCAGTCTTCACCAACGGTCTCGTCTTAGTGGCCACATGGAAGTTCAAGAAACTGCGTCACCCTCTAAACTGGATCTTGGTCAATCTAGCCATTGCTGATCTGGGAGAGACTGTTTTTGCCAGCACCATCAGTGTATGCAACCAGTTTTTTGGCTACTTCATTCTAGGACACCCAATGTGTATCTTTGAGGGCTATGTTGTCTCAACTTGTGGTAAGTGGCCAccattttgttatttatttatttatttttatattaaatgtaaaagtatttGAAGACAGGATTATGTCAAATGTAAGGCTGCAGGCTAAATAAACTTACTGAGTATCCTGCTTCTTTACACAGGTATTGCTGCTCTTTGGTCCCTGACAATCATCTCCTGGGAAAGATGGATAGTTGTGTGCAAACCTTTTGGAAATGTCAAATTTGATGCCAAATGGGCCACAGGTGGAATTGTCTTCTCCTGGGTCTGGTCTGCATTTTGGTGTGCTCCTCCCATGTTTGGATGGAGCAGGTAAACTACTCTGCTGCTTCTTTTAATGTAACAGATGCATACAAAGACAGAGTCTTTTAAACATAAACTAGAGACTAAACATTTTCTTGCATTAGGTTCTGGCCTCATGGACTGAAGACTTCCTGTGGACCTGATGTGTTCAGTGGAAGTGAAGACCCTGGAGTACAGTCCTACATGATTGTTCTCATGATTACTTGCTGTTTCCTCCCCCTGGGTGTCATCATCCTGTGCTACCTTGCTGTGTGGCTGGCCATCCGTGCTGTAAGCtactttaatttgatttttataaTTTTCAGTTCAGAGATGTGAGAATAGAAGATTTGATctcacattcttgatttttcaaCCACAGGTTGCCATGCAGCAGAAGGAGTCAGAGTCAACCCAGAAGGCTGAGAAGGAAGTCTCCAGGATGGTCGTTGTCATGATCGTGGCTTATTGTGTCTGCTGGGGACCTTACACCTTCTTTGCCTGCTTTGCCGCAGCCAACCCTGGATATGCCTTCCACCCTCTGGCTGCTGCTATGCCTGCATACTTTGCCAAGAGCGCTACTATCTACAACCCAATCATCTATGTCTTCATGAACAGACAGGTGGGCACAATACTAACACAAAGGTAAATTTACCCTGTCAAAtctgttttagtttttaacatgcttttattttattccttcccAATCAGTTCCGCACAtgcatcatgcagctctttGGCAAACAAGTGGACGATGGCTCTGAAGTCTCCACATCAAAGACAGAGGTCTCCTCTGTGGCTCCCGCATAAATATCCATGTTCTccattttgggaaaaaaaagataaatgttttgatttgtacagtaaatatttattgtttccttttttctttcttttttagtaAATATAGCTTTCTCTGGcaaatgaaaaagcaaaaaaaaaatacacataaagCAAATGAATCATTATATTACTTGTgttttttcaaatgtaaataaaaatatcaagCATATTTAAAGCTGTAGTGCTGGTGTATTTTATAACTACTAGTGTAGCAATTGTTTGACCACTATTGCTATTTTCACTGGTGTTATTTGGTATTAAGCAGGAGACcttacaaacatttgtgtctTGTAATGCTGTAGCACAAACCTTCACATTTACTATACACTGCCAAAAGCACTTGACTGAATCAGGGAGTCAAAGATTGCCTCATCTTTATTTTCCACCTGGGATGTAACTTCACTCGAAACCAGGAAACCACTCCTCTTATCTTTAGCAGGATGTCCAACTCTTTGAGgatttgttgttggttttcttCAACTGTCGCTGGAAGAAGAAGAACCAAACAAAACTTAAGCACATGctacatatatgtgtgttacAGCTCCAAATTAATGGTTCTTAAAAAATGTTAATGAAACAACAGCAAGGCTaattcttaaatttgtaagagATTTACTGGAGTCAAAGGTTATTCATCATAAAGTTAGAACTCAGAAAATGaagctaaataaataattgaggATCAAATAATTCAAAATTTATAGCAGTGAGCTAGTGTCAGATTTCCTTCTTACACACTCATGTAAAGTTAAATGTTTGCGTGACTATGCCTGAAAAAGTTTataccaagaaaaaaaagaaggtttttcAATACTGTCAATAACATGTGCACACAAAtctgataaaaataaatactagATGTGACATTAAGATGAAGCTATTCACAAGAGAGTAATATTTGGTAAACAGATGCAGAACAAAATCACATTTTGCTCACCTAGTTAAGGAAGTTCACACTCACAGCTTGTCTacattcacattaaaaacaaaaagtggaaaAGTTAACATCTTTAGAGTCATCCAGGAGCCTttcacctcctcctctcctaCATGGAGTTCTTAACTAATGTTGCACTCCTCAAGTGGACTTGAGGAGTGCACTGATACACCAGATTAAACCATTATGCCAGCTTTGGTAAATCTCACCCCTTCCCTCAAGCGAACTGTCAATCCGGAGAGATTAAAAGGTTCCAGAGCAAACTTGCCAGGCGTGAAGGGTTACGGAGTAAACAGGTCAGACATCAGACGCCAACGTGAGGCGTTCCGCTAATCTGATTTGTGAGGATGTGAGAAATTGTCACCTTCATTATCACGGGCACTCACACTACCAGAACATCAAGAAACAGCTGCAAGAGCAACAGTGTCCTCTGATGCCTTGGGTAAAATCTGAACATGctaaacaaatacaaatgtgGCATTTAACATGTTATACTATATTAAACACCTGATGCAAAGTCTGGCACAGGACTGTACCCTTTAATGCTACAGATGTTGGGAGAATGGGACTGCCACCAACAGTGGGTGACGACAGGAAATCGTGAGGGTCATACAAAGTGGCACAACATGGATGACAAAAATTGTATAtgcaggaataaataacaatttTGTGTTTCAACTCATTGTAGggtgtcttcctctctcttgtgctcatgtttattaaaataattgcCAACATAGGACAGAATTGCCAGGAGTTGATACAGTTGGTACATTTTTAGTCCCTTTAAAGCATGACTCAGCAGTACAGGCAACACAaactgagtaaaaaaaagtaaataaccGATTTATAACCAGGAATGAGAGTAAAGGAAATTAGGAACTACTTACTGAACAGTTTGAATTGCAACAGCCAACCTCACTAAAAAGTAGAGGAACTTCACAAAGAAAGGCATTAGCAAATATTCTGCATTGGAAAAGAAGTAATAAAGTATTACTAAAGTAATACAATGTCTGACTGTGATTAGTTCATGTTTAAAAATGGCTTATAACATTGTTAATCTTCAGGTGTACACCTTAAACCCTCACATTCTGCTGTCAGGAGAATAAGACTACAATGTTCCTGAGAGCTTACAAAACATGACACAGTGGACtacgttttttttcttttcttttaaaaatattgttgATGCTCCCAAACTGCTAGTTTAAATTAAGAAATTGCGAGTGAACttacataaaaaagaaatcttaactgttttcatttaacatgctaatgttttaattaaaattactCTTCCTTTCTTTAACAAAACCGTATTCAGAATTTAATGGTAATTTTCACTTATACTTTGCATATAAAACAAGGttaatattaacatgttttacGTACCACTACTCTCTACTCCACTGATTCAATTCAGGGTCATGCTGAGGCTGGAGACTGTCCCAGGTGttatagggtgagaggcagggtgcaCGCCGTGTAGGCTGCAATGATAACATGCATTTAATCATGCAAgtcttttttattaaatatgatTATGGATGGACTGCCACTgataatgctttttttttttttttttttttttttttttttaagacagatTGCGAACTCAGAGTTCTTTGCATGCTCCACCTTTCTCAGCTTCAATAGTCGTCCTCTTTGAAATCAGGCCATTTCTGGGGTTAAGATTGGAAGAGTTTGTTTTGATAACTTGAAAATATCATTATTAGCTATAATAGAAGTAAAACAATGTCTTTATCAGATATAATAACACTCTGGTAGTGTTTGTTGttcataaacagaaaaaaaaatcataatcttttacatttctgttttctCCACATGGTTTAAGAATTACAGTGTTCATTTATTATAACgactttttattaaacattttttcttatgttttgtttgtttgtttgggcttcttgtttttgttgttgtattattttaacatgttcaaaataaagccaCATTGCATCTCACTAAGGAGAGATCGTTAGAAGGAACTGAACATGACTTATTGATATACAAAATTCAATAAAGGTATTTGCCGATTAGACTCTGATGGCCCAAAAAAGCACAAATGGGATGACAGGGATTAGGGCAAGACCCCCGGAGTCTAGACACTGTTGGTAGAGATGAAGATGGAGGCTTGAATTGAGCCTGAGAATCAAGGGGgaggtggagatggggaggaggtggggtGCACGAAGGCGTCTGCAAGGGAGACTGACTGATGAGCAGTGATATTTAAAGTACGCAGAGTGGAGGCTGGTTGGCTTAAAGCAGGCTGACTAGACCAGTGATGCCACAATGAGCTTGACAGCgtgggaaagtggaagtgatgtaaAGCTTAGATTAGCCACCAAACACCTGGAAAGCAGACAGATATGTGACTACAAATCTTCCGCACTGAACTTATGCATAAATTCATTACATTGGTGCCAGAGCCATTTCAGTGAAGACTCTTTACCAGATGCATTTGCGTGAAATGTTGTATAACCGACCTCAAAGTTATGCATTCTGTAGGCGACTGTTTGAGCTGTCTCCTGGTTCCTGGTCTATGCATTGCAATGACTTTGGAATTAAGTTAGAATCAAAAAACCGAATGAGTGGAAAATAAAACTATGCTGTCCAAAACATATTCATGAGTTAAAATGCTTAGAACTAGACCCTGTCTCAGAAGTGCCTTTTTGTTATTTCTTGGTTAGCCCAAAACAGTTTCTGTTATAATTTGTGCATTATAATGGTAATTACAACAtattacaataataatattataacgCAAGAAATTAAATTCTCTATCTACGCTGTCAGTTACAACgtaaatacttttatttttctaagCTTTTATTTCTACATTTAACCGGATGTTGTTGTTGACGTCATCGTGTGCGCCTGTCCACCTCTTTGGGATGCCGTACACGTGAAGTCTGAGAAGAGCAAGGCTAGGGTGAAGTTATGTCTAAAGCTAGTAGGTATCCATCAGTTTATAGCTGAAAGTATTGACTCACTGACTGCGTGAAATGACATTTAAACGTCTtcgttttgtattttttgcatttaaCAGAACAGAAACGAGCCAAACGACTCGGGTTCAGTGCGAAGTTTAAGGTGAGTGCTACAAGGCTAATGTTATCTGTCGCTAACTTTTAGTGCTGCTGGAGCACAGTCAGTAATAGTTCGGTTGGTACTGAACTGGCGCTGAGAACCGAGCTTCTCAGCACCCGTACGTAGTCGGTGTcacactttaaatgtttttcatgttttcaccaAACATTTAGGAAACATTTCATTGTGACGCCAAGACAACCAAAAACATTGTAGGCACCACTGGGAGATCTGTGACACTGTATAGCTTTCATTAGTCCCTCGGTTGGGAAAGTCACAGTAGCAGGTTTACAGCGGGAAAATGAATAGAGCAGGAATAAATAGATGCAGGATAGCCAAAAACAACTGGACTATATGGTAATAAAAGTCAAATGTACACTGTGCATAGAGTATATTGTATTTGAGCTTATTAGTGGTAGTGATTTGTATCTTTACCATGGTTGGCTGCATTTATCATTCAGTGTAAACAAGCCagtaaaatgaatgtttttgctTTCCAGTGCTGTGCTGATGAGCTAAAATATATTACAACTCCCTGTGTGTTTATCCTACAGGCTAAAGATGGAAGAAAGGGAGATGCTTCAGGGCGGAGAAATACAGAACAGTCCCCTGCTCAGACTGTCAAGGACAGCAGAAAACCGGAAGAAATCAGGAAACAAAGGGTACGTCCTTTGAAAGTCTTGGCTGTACCAGATTTGATGGCACATTGGTGAATCTCTCTCTTATGTCACGTCTTACTACATTAGCTTCAGGACCTTCAGGAGAAGCAGAAATTGTCTCGAGAACGAGAGCTTATGAAGAGGAGAAATTTGCAAACCTTCCAGAATGACATCCTTCAGCGACAAAGGGAGTTTGAGCAGAGGGTAAGCACGATACTTAGGACTCTAACTGCATACTTTACAGTTTGCTGCTGTGGTCATTACCATGTTCTTCTTTGTCCTCACAGGAGACAGAGATGCAGAGTTTAGAAAAGCATGTCAACTTTGAAAATGAGAATTCAAGGAAAGCATATTACAGAGAATTTAAAAAGGTATTTAATTGCACTGCGCACTGGCCTGTATATGGACCACAACAAGAATTAATCTTCTTATTTTACACTAAATGAAATTTTGACATTCTTTAAAATCACTCTGTATCATTCAGTATCTTATAGCCTGTTTCCTCTAGTACATACTCTGGTCGGCTTGGCTCGACTCAGCTgggtttttagggttttccattaggtggtAGTACTAGGTACTTCAGCAGTAGTAGCTGGGTTCTCGGCCTGGCTTCCAAGCAATCTGAGGTGATTCGAAAATGTGACATcaacagactgcatgccactAATTGGCTAGTCAGAGACATCACTCGAAGAGT is a window from the Pelmatolapia mariae isolate MD_Pm_ZW linkage group LG5, Pm_UMD_F_2, whole genome shotgun sequence genome containing:
- the LOC134628082 gene encoding red-sensitive opsin, giving the protein MAEEWGKQSFAARRYHEDSTRGSAFVYTNSNNTRDPFEGPNYHIAPRWIYNLATLWMFVVVILSVFTNGLVLVATWKFKKLRHPLNWILVNLAIADLGETVFASTISVCNQFFGYFILGHPMCIFEGYVVSTCGIAALWSLTIISWERWIVVCKPFGNVKFDAKWATGGIVFSWVWSAFWCAPPMFGWSRFWPHGLKTSCGPDVFSGSEDPGVQSYMIVLMITCCFLPLGVIILCYLAVWLAIRAVAMQQKESESTQKAEKEVSRMVVVMIVAYCVCWGPYTFFACFAAANPGYAFHPLAAAMPAYFAKSATIYNPIIYVFMNRQFRTCIMQLFGKQVDDGSEVSTSKTEVSSVAPA